In Mycobacterium sp. Aquia_213, the sequence AGACCGACTACGTCCTGCACCTGATCGACACCCCGGGTCACGTTGACTTCACCTACGAGGTGTCCCGCGCGCTGGAGGCCTGCGAGGGCGCGGTGCTGCTGGTCGACGCGGCGCAGGGCATCGAGGCCCAGACGCTGGCAAACCTCTACCTGGCGCTGGATCGCGACCTGCACATCATTCCGGTGCTCAACAAGATCGACCTGCCGGCCGCGGACCCGGAGCGCTATGCGGGCGAGATCGCGCACATCATCGGCTGCGAACCGGGCGACGTCCTGCGCGTCTCCGGCAAGACCGGCGAGGGCGTGACCGACCTGCTCGACCACGTGGTGCGCGAGGTGCCGCCGCCGCAGGGCGACGCCGACGCGCCCGCCCGCGCGATGATCTTCGACTCCGTCTACGACATCTACCGCGGTGTGGTGACCTACGTCCGCGTGGTGGACGGCAAGATCACGCCCCGCGAGCGCATCGCGATGATGTCCACCGGTGCCGTGCACGAGCTGCTCGAGGTCGGCATCGTCTCGCCCGACCCCAAGCCCAGCGACGGCCTGGGTGTGGGGGAGGTGGGCTACCTGATCACCGGCGTCAAGGACGTCCGCCAATCCAAGGTGGGTGACACCGTGACGACGGCCCGGCGCGGTGCCACCGAAGCGCTGACCGGCTACCGCGAACCCAAGCCGATGGTCTACTCGGGTCTGTATCCCGTGGACGGCTCCGACTACCCGGACCTGCGCGACGCCCTGGACAGGCTGCAGCTCAACGATGCGGCCCTGACCTACGAGCCGGAGACCTCGGTGGCGTTGGGCTTCGGTTTCCGGTGCGGGTTCCTGGGGCTGCTGCACATGGAGATCACCCGCGAGCGCCTGGAGCGCGAATTCGATTTGGACCTGATCTCGACGTCGCCGAACGTCGTGTACCGGGTGGTCAAGGAGGACAACAGCGAAATCGTGGTGACCAACCCGTCGGACTGGCCAGAAGGCAAGGTGCGCACGGTGTATGAGCCCATCGTGAAGACCACCGTCATCGCGCCCAGCGAGTTCATCGGCACCATCATGGAGCTGTGTCAGTCGCGCCGCGGTGAGCTCGGCGGCATGGACTACCTGTCGCCGGAGCGCGTCGAGCTGCGCTACTCGATGCCGTTGGGGGAGATCATCTTCGACTTCTTCGACTCGCTGAAGTCGCGGACCCGCGGCTACGCCAGCCTGGACTACGAGGAGGCCGGCGAGCAGGAGGCGGATCTGGTCAAGGTCGACATCCTGCTGCAGGGCGAGGCCGTTGACGCGTTCAGCGCGATCGTGCACAAGGACGGGGCCTCGGCCTACGGCAACAAGATGACCACCAAGCTCAAGGAATTGATCCCGCGCCAGCAGTTCGAGGTACCGGTGCAGGCGGCTATCGGATCGAGAATCATTGCGCGCGAGAACATTCGCGCGATCCGCAAGGACGTGCTCTCCAAGTGCTATGGGGGAGACATCACCCGTAAACGCAAACTTCTGGAAAAGCAGAAGGAAGGCAAGAAGCGGATGAAAACCATTGGGCGCGTTGAAGTTCCGCAGGAGGCGTTTGTCGCCGCGCTGTCCAGCGATGCCGCGGGGGACAAAGCCAAGAAATGAGTAGACGGCGGTGCAGCGTGGCGCCGCTGATGGCGGTCCTGCTGGCTACCGGGTGTGCCGCGACGACCGGCGGCACGGCGCGGCCGGCGCCGAATCAACTGCCTCATCCGGTGATTGGTGAAAAGGTCAAACAGGTACCCTTGGATGCCGCGGCCTTGTCGAAGCTTCTCGACCGATCGTTCCAGGCCGTCTCGCAATTTCCGCCGTCCTTCGGTGGCGGTGAGATGTTGATCGATGCCTATCCATTGGCTTCGCCCGCCGGGTGCGTGGGTGTCGTCTACATGACCCATAAAAGCGTCTACCAGTCCGCCGACGTCAAGAACGTCGCTCAGGCGCTTTGGCAGCAGGAAGAATCCTCCGCAAGCGCGATCGACGTCGCCGAGGGCGTCGTCGCACTGCCCACGACGGCCGCAGCCAGCGCGTTGTTTGCGAAGTTCACCGAACAGTGGAAGCAATGCGACGGTAAAACGCTGACCGT encodes:
- the lepA gene encoding translation elongation factor 4, with translation MGATVSECVPTSPHGYPGRTREPRSSSINSTRQEIPISSFADKTFTAPAQIRNFCIIAHIDHGKSTLADRMLQLTGVVAERDMRAQYLDRMDIERERGITIKAQNVRLPWKVEETDYVLHLIDTPGHVDFTYEVSRALEACEGAVLLVDAAQGIEAQTLANLYLALDRDLHIIPVLNKIDLPAADPERYAGEIAHIIGCEPGDVLRVSGKTGEGVTDLLDHVVREVPPPQGDADAPARAMIFDSVYDIYRGVVTYVRVVDGKITPRERIAMMSTGAVHELLEVGIVSPDPKPSDGLGVGEVGYLITGVKDVRQSKVGDTVTTARRGATEALTGYREPKPMVYSGLYPVDGSDYPDLRDALDRLQLNDAALTYEPETSVALGFGFRCGFLGLLHMEITRERLEREFDLDLISTSPNVVYRVVKEDNSEIVVTNPSDWPEGKVRTVYEPIVKTTVIAPSEFIGTIMELCQSRRGELGGMDYLSPERVELRYSMPLGEIIFDFFDSLKSRTRGYASLDYEEAGEQEADLVKVDILLQGEAVDAFSAIVHKDGASAYGNKMTTKLKELIPRQQFEVPVQAAIGSRIIARENIRAIRKDVLSKCYGGDITRKRKLLEKQKEGKKRMKTIGRVEVPQEAFVAALSSDAAGDKAKK
- a CDS encoding sensor domain-containing protein; amino-acid sequence: MAPLMAVLLATGCAATTGGTARPAPNQLPHPVIGEKVKQVPLDAAALSKLLDRSFQAVSQFPPSFGGGEMLIDAYPLASPAGCVGVVYMTHKSVYQSADVKNVAQALWQQEESSASAIDVAEGVVALPTTAAASALFAKFTEQWKQCDGKTLTVPSSSFTQNAISDVRVADSVVAASVSRQASEDSSLQAVPEVRALGVRGNCLVEVEVALVGSTDLTDQPSAKTDAVAIAHAMMDKVSALS